The Methylomarinum vadi genome has a window encoding:
- a CDS encoding SPFH domain-containing protein, which produces MTGFGIFVTALLIFAVLMVIMSVKSVPQGMEYTVERFGRYTGTLTPGLNIIVPIIDRIGRKLNVMEQVLDVPSQEVITKDNAMVRVDGVVFYQIMDSPKAAYEVNNLDHAIVNLVMTNIRTVMGSMDLDELLSRRDDINAKLLSVVDDATTPWGIKVTRIEIKDIEPPRDLVESMARQMKAEREKRAAILEAEGHKQAEILRADGEKQAAILDAEGRRESAFRDAEARERLAEAEARATTMVSEAIAKGDIQAINYFVAQKYVESLKEVAAADNSKVVLMPLEASSVIGALGGITELAKEAMAKREK; this is translated from the coding sequence ATGACCGGCTTTGGTATATTTGTCACCGCCTTGTTGATCTTTGCGGTGTTGATGGTAATCATGAGCGTCAAATCGGTACCGCAAGGCATGGAATATACCGTAGAACGTTTCGGCCGTTATACCGGCACCCTCACCCCCGGTTTGAACATCATCGTGCCGATCATCGATCGAATCGGCCGCAAATTAAACGTCATGGAACAAGTCCTGGACGTGCCTTCGCAGGAAGTCATCACCAAGGACAACGCCATGGTCCGGGTCGACGGCGTGGTGTTTTACCAGATCATGGATTCGCCCAAGGCGGCCTACGAAGTCAACAACCTGGATCACGCCATCGTCAACCTGGTCATGACCAATATCCGGACTGTGATGGGGTCGATGGATCTCGACGAGTTGTTATCGCGCCGTGACGACATCAACGCCAAATTGTTGAGTGTAGTCGATGACGCGACGACACCCTGGGGCATCAAGGTCACCCGTATCGAAATAAAAGATATCGAACCGCCTCGCGACCTGGTCGAGTCGATGGCCCGGCAAATGAAGGCGGAGCGGGAAAAACGTGCCGCCATTTTGGAAGCCGAAGGCCATAAACAAGCCGAAATTCTTCGCGCCGACGGCGAAAAACAGGCCGCGATCCTCGATGCCGAGGGACGCCGGGAATCCGCCTTTCGCGACGCCGAGGCCAGAGAACGCTTGGCCGAGGCTGAAGCGCGCGCCACCACGATGGTATCGGAGGCAATCGCCAAGGGCGATATTCAGGCGATCAATTATTTCGTCGCCCAAAAATACGTCGAATCTTTGAAGGAGGTCGCCGCGGCGGATAACAGTAAAGTCGTTCTGATGCCGCTGGAAGCATCGAGCGTAATCGGCGCGCTGGGTGGCATCACCGAACTGGCCAAAGAGGCGATGGCTAAAAGGGAAAAATAA